From Bombina bombina isolate aBomBom1 chromosome 1, aBomBom1.pri, whole genome shotgun sequence:
gtgtgtgtaagcatgtatatgtgtatgtatgtttgtgtatgtatgtgtaagtgtgtgtacgtgtgtaagagtgtgtgtatgtgtgtaagcatgtgtatgtgtaagggcgtgtgcatgtgtaagtacgtgtgtatgtgtaagagggtgtgtatgtgtgtaagtgtgtatatggttgtgtgtgagtttatgtgtgtgtgtatatatgtgtgaaaggGTGtaagtttatgtatgtgtatgtgtaaatgttcaTCTGTGTGCACATCTATTATCACTCAGTTAATTCTCAAAACTCACCAAAATAGGGCTCCTCAGAAGCACCCTTTAAGTGGACACCTTTTGAAGATGATTCGATAAGGAAATGTCGCACAAGATCATTCTTTACCTCACCTACAGTATGTGAAAGCAAGGTGTGAGAATTTTACAAACGCATTGTGTGCATGACTACATAGTCACAGAGTCAGTGTAAACACTCATCACAAATACACAACAATATACAAGTCACTTTGCAGGTGTGTGTTAGACATTGAACTAGGCTGACACAGGCCCATGAAAATCATATAGCTCATATAGCTAGTGACATGTTGATTTGTAAAGAAATGGGGATGATCATGGGAGGAACTGCAATTTGAAAGACCTGCTCCTGTAGAAAATAATGGGTCTTGTTTCCTTCATCCTTTATGGActactcacaatttttttttctttgatgctgTGTAGTATATTGTAGGATTTTAATTATGAATTCTGCAAGGAACTTTAAATTGGTAGTTCATTGTAACAACTAGCTTTAATGAATTAATGCTGTTCTCTCATATTCCTGCTATTCAGTACCATTAAGGCTTCCATTAAAATTGGAATGCAAACTCATTTAGTATTGTtatagggaaaaaagagtcaaaattaaactttcatatggatatatatggatgtatataacAGATACAAAAACAAGAAACTGTATGGCAATGCTGATGCACAATACTGATGCACAATGCTGATGCacaaagaataaagcacaattgGGTGGGTAAATATTTTAAAGTAAAGTAGATTTTGTTTGTAATTGTGcactttaaatcatgaaagtttaattttggcttccatgtacctttaaatgacaactTTGTTTTAATCAGTTGGTGGGACTTTAGCTTAGATCATAAaatcagctttaaaaaaaaattgttctgatGCCTTGGAAACAAATAAACAATGAAACAGTCTGACTTGTAACCTTGAATTTGAGGCTGAAGTTTGAAGTAGGATTCACACCTAATTTACTTAGCAAGTCTCTTTATATGTTATCCACACAAGTATATTGTGAGTCACAGTGAGTCAGTCACTAACACCCTCAGGCTGTAATGACAATGATAAAACTGAATTCCCTTTCAATGCTCCTATGACTAACTGATAATATGTAAATCCACAGAAATGTCTGTATTTTCACTTGTAACTAGCAAACAACCTTTTAAGCTcataatgagctagattacaactggagagAATCGATAGAGCaaagaggaatatgttctatatatttataaatagatattactttatatatctgtatatatctatacatatataatgatgtatatgtatatagatagatagatagatagatagatagatagatagatagatagatagatagatagatagatagatagatatagatagatattgtaccaaaagaaaacattagatatatgtagggatacatatttatgaataaatagaacatattctgctacgtgaagaaaattgcaatgtgaaatattcatattttcatgtcggattagcgcacatgagaatatatgatcgggtttgcgcgcgagtagttagttttttcccactttttgcactctattgacttctatgggtgaatacattaaccttacttctagcggattTAGCTCACGAGTGGGAGAGTTAAattccactccacttgtaatctggcccttaatgaaaaaatataaaaaacattttaaagtacagccTATGCATATTATTAAGCTTCATGTTCATTTTAATAAGTGTTATACCATACCTACATCAAAAAAGGCAATGACAAATATGCACTCTTTTTCAGAAAGTACAAGGAATCTAAATTCAGTAAACCAATGAGAAAGTAAATGACTAGATTTCTTAgctatatataaaactaaatatctaATTTTCGGTTGTGTcgtaaaaaataattttgattgatTTGTTGTATAGAGAATATATCAAACGTTCTATAAAGAATTCatctgtatgtatatttttttacttctttttagctttaaaaaaaaagaaatttacatTTTTCACTCAAATGAAAATTGAGCATGCACAAAAAGGTAATTCGATTATTTCTGATATTTGGTTTAAAATGGTTCTGTAATGGAATAAAGCAGTCTGGATGTGTTACTAGAAAAAGTGACCCTTAAAAATGGATTTACACAGCCCAGTAGCAAATAGATACAAATGAGCAataagaggccaatttatcaaggaccgaatggcccctgaagcccctgtttccgcgagagccttcagtctcgctggaaacagcagttatgaagcagcggtcttaagaccgctgctccataactggttcgcTGTCTCTGAGGCTACAGTCTGCAATCCgctcgatccaatacgatcgggctgattgacagatTGGCCCGCAAATCgtcagggagcggcattgcacaagcagttcaccagaactgcttgtgcaatgttgaatgccgacagcatatgctgtcggcattcatcgatgtctgtcggacatgatacgctacagcgtatcatgtgggacagacaatgataaatcggcccctaaaaatcctctaatgtgctaaaaaaaaattattattgtccTAGTGCTTGAGGAGAACTATGTGTTTTACTCATGAAAAGTGGTTACATTTATAGTTAATGCACTACTGGCACAGAGGTTAGTACAGGTGCTGAACCAGGGGAAACACAGCAGtcggactttacctatgtgtttaacctttttaccagggttaaacacatagttccgTTCAAGCAATAGTTCAATAATAGAACTCTGTGACTCATTAGGccattttattattgcttctttATGTCTCTATACGTATTTGATGTTTCAAAGTGGTCTAGAGTTATCAACAAAATGCTGAGgttggggcttaaagggacataaaacaagttgggatagagacaaaatataataatatgtactttaattactttacctgcaaatttatactgcagtgcctcaccattaaccatttgtttttagtttctgaattgtaaagctctaactccccccacacatttctatggttgtatctatatctaatgttgttttggtagaatgcaaaagtgcataggaatTATCTGCTGTAGCATGCCTagaagctctaactccccccacacatttccttctatggctgtatctatatctattgttgttttggtagaattcataagtgcatagggattatctgctgtagcatgcatagaagctgtgaTCTCAGTTCAAATACAATGCCTGTCTCTAAACActaataaggggggtggagttggctttgccaggcagcttagctatgtaattaattttgcttatttttgaaaatgattttaaaatacttgccagccattttttaaatttttttttatccaaacttttttttaattaattagcccttttaggatatgcacagatctcaaccagtTATATGACCCTTTAATGTACTGCTTGTGATAGCTCAGAAACTGAACCATAAAAACATTCACAACAATATGATTAACCAGATTGGAATATTGGCCTACGAGTAAAGACATTTTGTTTATTCAAATATGGAATAACTTAGAATGATATTGATCTCAATGTAAATCtatgagaaaaaacaaacaaaaaacaaacaaactgccaATTCCTACTACATGCACCACTCTTAAGTTAGCAACCCCTACCAGCTTTGAGTGGCATCCCAGGAACTTTCATAGCCAACCCAAATGATCCACGGAAGGAGGTACTGTCTCGAATTATAAATGACCCGGGCTCCTTATCCTTCAGGATTTCAAtagctaaaataaaattaaaaatacacataTGAATATAAACAATTTCTGTGCTGAAAGTAGGGGTAGTTCTAGGTTTTAAAAACTGTATGTCCTGGGGTTGCACAAACCCTTTATATATGGGGTGAAAGTGATAATAGCTTGGGATGTCATGATTTTCTGttacttatttttgtatttattattgagAACACACTATCCCCAGTAACCCCTATTATAGTCCCAAGTCATGcacaggatatttaaaaaaaaaaaaatatatatatagactgccATGCATTTGTATTGGTGTTAAAATGTGGTAAAATAATTATTGGAGTGCATAGCAAATCTCAGAATGTCTTCTAGAACCTGCACAGGCTAGAAGGCTTTGTGCCCACCTTTGACTGGCTAGCTGGCCAGGCTAGGGTCTGGTATTACCATACAGATGGATGGCATTCTCCACTGAGTTTAAAAGAATCATCAGATCGTCTTACCTTGTTCTCTTGTAATACTGGGCTTGAACCAGTACTTAGACGTGTGCATTACGAATTTCATGCTGGGCTGTCCATCTTTCACTGGACCTTAGTAATCAAAAGAAGATTGTATCACTAACAATATATTTGAAAAATGTTACCTGATTATGAATCTCTGGGCAACACATTTGAATCACCAACTTGGAATTACAAGTCTCCATTACTGTTATTGTGATCATTTTGATTTAAAAACACATTGATTAAAAACTTAACTTATAGACATTGATTAAAGCTGAAAgagatatgatacccaaatgttgaagcacttgaaagtggtgcagaataactgtaaaaagctgactagaaaatatcacctgaacaactctatgtaaaaagtaAGATGTTTTACTCCAAAATGTCCTTAACTGCATCCAATTGTAAAGTGACtataagcagccaatcagtatgctaGTCCCGGGACTTCAAAAGgagtgtgtatctggcatgtgcaggcacagtcatgttatttcctttTTCAGTATAAGGAAGTTTACTAATAACTATAATATCTCAcaatatttcagtgaaatctcatgagctcACAATAAAGCAAAGTATGACATAATTACTGAAGAAGCTTATTCACtgctgtttttccttcaacatgcagctgacagtagctgaagtataattgttcacatagaacttactattgtgagctaaaaattttttgaggtaaactatctttcatttttcatagagatgttcaggtggtattttcttgtcagcttattttatacagttatgctgcatcacttactttcaagtgatttagcatatgggtattataccactttaaaaaatgtaattaaatactttatttttgtaaataaagcTGTAGATATGTTAGTACTCTCTTTACAGAAATAACATTAATCACTTTTTTGTCTATCCACATCATAGAAACCTTGAACATCTAAGGGGTATTTCACATTCCAGTTATATTCAATATTTGTGATAATGAAAATCTTACTATACTTAAGATGAGTTTTTTGTTAATAAAATGGTTAGTTTAATATGTGGCATACAAAAATACCAAAAAGAATAGATGACTTACTGTCTGTGTTAGATGCAATTGAAGAGTCAGAAGCGGTCTTGTTGACTCTGTTAAAACTGGAAGATCCTTTTCTCTTGTGCAAATCAAGGAGATTCCTGGAGGACTTGGATATGTTGTCCTCTGTCTGTAGGCACCCATTCACTAGAAGAATGGGGATATCCATGGTAGAATTGTTGACAGATGGTGGACAGCTGTTGGCATGACCTTTTGTAGGAGTATGTTTATCTGTCCTGCATTGGTGGTATGTTTTAGATCTACTTAGATTAGGGCAGTAGATGTCTGGACTGTTGTCAAAGCAATATTTTGGTGTGGTGGGAGTCATTACTGCAGGGCTGTTTAAATTTGAGAAGGATCCCAGTGACCCACATGGGCTTTCAGATGATCTTGAATTGAAATGCTGTCCATCAAATTCATCATTGGGAAGTGAGTTGGTGCTGTAATGGTAAACCAAAGACACTaataatgttaaaaacaataaGAAACCATGATAAGATACACAATTAAAGAATAAGTTACCTAATTAGGCATAGAAAAGTGAAGCAAAAAGCTGAGATACTACAATCCCCCAAATGTGTTACATGCAAACACTGTAGAACTCTTATTTTATTAATTCAATTAATATATTTCATTTTGCTAGGAAACTTTTGaacttttttcaaatattttatcaaGAAAATGTCTCAAGTAACTGCTTTCTAGAACATATGTGCATTATTTATCTTAAACATTAGTCATCCCTTTTAGACATGGTGGTTTTGGAGTAAATATTGATAATGAAACTGACCATTATATTTAAAGCTATTTGaacctttaattattattatctcaCCTCCCAAGGATGTAGCTGGTATCCGACCCAGGACTGTTGGACATCATGGACAGCTCACTGGTCCAGAACTGGGGCCTGTGGCACTGCATTATTTCTGACTCTGGTGATGCTGGCAAGATGGCATCATGATGATGGGAGTTATGGAATGGAATGGGAATACCTTGCGTGGCTTGATTGGATGGATGTCGCTGGCGATCATGCAAATTGGCTTCACAGAAAATTATGCTGCCATTTGACGTACTATTGTCCCTCTGTGCTCCTCGTGAGATTAAGATACCCTCATGTTTTGGAGTGGGGCTTGAAGACTGTTGGACATTTTCATGACACATAGTTCTTTTTGAATTCACTTGCACACACTTGATTTCTGGTAACCAGGAAAAAGGAATAACCTTAttattaaaaggaaatgaaacactttgaaatggttataaaaattttccttcaaaattcacagttaaaaaaaaattgcaatatacttttattatttatttgcctcCTTTTTGTAATTAaactttaaatgtaattaaaatt
This genomic window contains:
- the TNS4 gene encoding tensin-4, coding for MSQVIPNHVLRVGQSVCMASKEDGGFRQPVHPRNISMTTKCSYYSSERCVGQVPAQFNGQVFTSTGVYTGEMNPPSRTAENVVHNQQNIHQAVYRDKGTTTNYPKQGTDTQVSDKGDPISPSLDISIDNLNQLILQLDPTFQPLTTTSDQVWSSAWDSSPSGPDATRPTSPTEIKCVQVNSKRTMCHENVQQSSSPTPKHEGILISRGAQRDNSTSNGSIIFCEANLHDRQRHPSNQATQGIPIPFHNSHHHDAILPASPESEIMQCHRPQFWTSELSMMSNSPGSDTSYILGSTNSLPNDEFDGQHFNSRSSESPCGSLGSFSNLNSPAVMTPTTPKYCFDNSPDIYCPNLSRSKTYHQCRTDKHTPTKGHANSCPPSVNNSTMDIPILLVNGCLQTEDNISKSSRNLLDLHKRKGSSSFNRVNKTASDSSIASNTDSPVKDGQPSMKFVMHTSKYWFKPSITREQAIEILKDKEPGSFIIRDSTSFRGSFGLAMKVPGMPLKAGEVKNDLVRHFLIESSSKGVHLKGASEEPYFGSLSALVYQHAITPLSLPCKLAIPTKDQQDGDNSPDSSPEATISQLKTTVACNVLYLNSVSTETLTGSSAIQKAVSVTFEKTNLPMPTIVHFKANEQGVTLTDVQRKVFFRRHYPISTLIFCGVDPELRKWQKHCRSSRIFGFIAKNPTDPSDNVCHLFAEYDVIQPASPLISFLTNQIQQQEKV